A single window of Chromatiales bacterium DNA harbors:
- a CDS encoding sel1 repeat family protein produces MEFNSGMSAFESKHFSRAIQYLSPFAEQGNAEAQYRVAIMLQNGLGMAPNPESALKWMRAAAEQGHAMAQHGLGFMYLEGECTDKDPAIAVEWFTKAAEQGLQGSMTTLGMMYEEGNGVEKDPEQAQKWYKLAGF; encoded by the coding sequence ATGGAATTCAACAGCGGCATGTCCGCCTTCGAATCCAAGCATTTCTCCCGCGCCATCCAGTATCTCTCCCCCTTTGCCGAGCAGGGCAATGCCGAGGCCCAGTACCGCGTTGCCATTATGCTGCAAAATGGACTGGGCATGGCCCCCAATCCCGAGAGCGCCCTGAAATGGATGCGGGCCGCGGCCGAGCAGGGGCACGCCATGGCCCAGCATGGCCTGGGATTCATGTACCTGGAAGGGGAGTGTACCGATAAGGACCCGGCCATTGCGGTGGAGTGGTTTACCAAGGCCGCCGAACAGGGCCTGCAGGGCTCCATGACCACCCTGGGCATGATGTATGAAGAGGGCAACGGGGTTGAAAAAGACCCGGAACAGGCCCAGAAATGGTACAAGCTGGCCGGATTCTAG